One Aegilops tauschii subsp. strangulata cultivar AL8/78 chromosome 2, Aet v6.0, whole genome shotgun sequence genomic window, ttttaagaagacataattgcttagttagtatgcttaaattattattacttttatgtcaatattaaacttgtatcttgaatctttcggatctgaatattcataccacaattaagatggttacattgaaaattatgctaggcagcattccacatcaaaaattctgtttttatcatttacctactcgaggacgagcatgaattaagcttggggatgcttgatacgtctccaacgtatctataatttttgattgttccatgctatattatattctgttttggatgtttaatgggatttattatacacttttatattatttttgggactaacctattatccggaggcccaacccaaattgttgtttttttttcctatttcagtgtttagctgaaaaagaatatcaaacggagcccaaacggaactgggagtggacgtcaagcaacagacgaggaagccgcaaggtagggggcgcgcctaccccccatgggcgagccctccaccctcgtgggcccctcgttgctccaccgacgtacttcttcctcctatatatacccatataccctagaaacatcatatacgaagccaaaaccctatttccaccgccgcagccttctgtacccgtgagatcccatcttggggcctttcccgGCGCTCCGccgagggggcattgatcacggagggcttctacatcaacaccatagcctctccgatgatgtgtgagtactttaccttagaccttcgggtccatagttattagctagatgacttcttctctctctttggatctcaatacaaagttttcattgattctcttggagatctattttatataactcttcttttgcggtgtgtttgtcgagatccgatgaactgtgggtttatgatcaagtttatctatgaacaatatttgaatcccctctgaattcttttatgtatgattggttatctttgcaagtctcttcgaattatcagtttggtttggcctactagattgatctttcttgcaacgggagaagtgcttagctttaggttcaatcttgcggtgtcctttcccagtgacagcaggggcagcaaggcatgtattgtattgttgccatcgaggataaaaagatggggtttatattatattgcatgagtttatccctctacatcatgtcatcttgcttaaagcatcactctgttcttatgaacttaatactctagatgcatgctggataacggtagatgtgtggagtaatagtagtagatgcaggcaggagtcggtctacttctcaccgacgtgatgcctatatacatgatcatacctatatattctcataactatgctcaattctatcaattgctcaacaataattcgCTTACCCACAGAAGGGATAAAAGCGAGATATCTTGGATTGCCACCTTACATTGGAAAGGCAAAATCAAGTGCTTTCCAGTATATAAAGGAAAAAGTGTGGAAGAGAATCCAAGGTTGGAAAGAGAAGTTATTATCGAAAGCGGGAAAAGAGATCTTAATCAAGGCAGTAGCACAGGCAATCCTAGTATATGCAATGGCTTGTTTCGACCTAACCAAGTCCTTATGTGATGACCTTAGTTCCTTAATATGCAGATTTTGGTGGAGCCATATGGATAAGGTCAATAAAATCCACTGGACAAGTTGGGAGAAACTATCTAAACCAAAGAGAGTGGGAGGTTTGGGATTCAGAGACCTGCACTCTTTTAATATGGCCATGCTTGCAAGACAAGGATGGCGGCTACTGCAAAACCCTTCCTCTATCTGTGCACGAGCACTTGAAGCGAAATATCATCCCGGCCGAAGCATAATTGAAGCAACGCCACAAAATGGGATGTCTTATGCATGGCGCAATATTTTGAAAGGTGTACAACTCTTAAAGAAAGGCATAACTTGGCGAGTCGGAGATGGAAGAAATATTaatatttggaaagacccttggcTTCCAAGAGGCATCACCAGAAGAGTTACCACACTGCAAGGACGAAATTTAGTCACAAGGGTGGCGGAACTTATTGATCCAATAACTAATGGTTGGGACAAAGACCTAGTGTGCCAAACTTTCAATGCAGAAGATGCTAAGATAATCCTACAAATCTCCATTTATGAGCATACAAAGGACTGTGTGGCTTGGCACTTTGACAAGAAAGGGATTTTTTCCGTGAAGTCGGCATACAAAGTAGCAGTAGATTGTGCAGAAAGGGAATCAAGATATGGCCAGCCATCTAGCTCTGCAAGCAGAGGAGAAACAACTAATTTTGAATGGAAGAAAATATGGGCCTTACCTCTCCCGAATAAAATTTTGCACTTCCTATGGCTTATGGCAACATACAGCTTACCTTTAAGAATGAAACTGAGGAATAGAGGTATGGAAGTGGATACTAGATGTCCAGTTTGTAAAAGATACGATGAGGATGGGGGCACTGCTTTCTGAAATGCAAGAAAGTGAGGAGGCTTTAGTGGCTAGCCCAAATGGAAGAAATCAGAGAGAAACTTCTAAAAGCAGTGACCCAATAAGTATGTTTGATGAGATATTTTGCCTGACCGAGGAAGATCGCATGAAGGTGTGTATTCTGTTCTGGGTGTGGTGGCATGAGAGAAATAAGGCCAATGCCGGAGATCAGATGAAATCTCTAGATGATATAATTGCTTCTATCAACTACCATGTGTTTGAATGCAGGAACCATAAGAAGCAGAGCAGCACCCAGAAACAAGATTCTATCATATGTTGGTCTCCTCCCCCAAGTGGGATCCTCAAAATAAATACTGATGGTGCTTTTCATGAATCATCTTTGTCTGGTGGATGGGGTTTTACTGTCAGAAATGACAGTGGTGTGCTTATGGCAGCAGGAGCAGGAAATCTGGAACATGTATCCAATGCTCTCCACACCGAAGCCCTGGCCATGCTATATGCAATCAGCACTACTACACAAATGGGATGTAATCGTGTGATATTTGAAACAGACTCCGTGGTGTTGAAGCAGGCGATCTCAAGCGAGGAGTATGACTTGTCGACTTTAGGTGCTGTGTTTCAGGAAATAAAATTTCAGTTGAATGTGGCTTTTGATGATGTAAATGTTAGTGTTTGTCCAAGATCTTGTAATGTAGCAGCTCACAGCCTAGCAGCAGATGGTGTAAGATTAGGAGATGGTGAATATGAAACTTGGCTAGGCTATTTCCCTGAGTTTGTTGTAAACTCTGTAGCTGGCGATTCGCCCAGTCTAAATTTGTAATGGAATACAAGGTTCTTCCGTAAAAAAAAAAGCACTAACTTGTGCTAGAGACATCCATTTGCAAAACAAGCTTTTTCGGACGAGGGGAGTATATCAATACATGCAAAACTCATGAAATAATGTTAATTGCTTCCTAACCTCATGAAATGGTGTGATAAGGCAGAACATATATCGTTATCACTTTGAAATATAATTGTATTTCATGAGAGGAAATAGAAGAAAATTAAGGATAGTATAGCAGTTCTTACATAAATTCTTCTGACTACATACTTGAGAACATGCTACGGAGTActcctccgtcccaaaataagtgtctcaagttTAATACAACTTTATACTGGTGAGATATACAAAAAGTTATACAAAAGGTTAGTAGTTACCAGTGAAAACATCTGAAACGATACTGGTGAGATATACAAAAAGTTCTACTTCGAACATCCGAAATGGTCAGTATGTAAGAACACGAGAACATGCATAGCAAACCGAGGGTCCTACTCAAAGATGAACGGGTGCACACCATCTTCTTCTTGCACCTCAAAGAACGGAAATGGCAAAATGCTcgagtgaattgcaaaaaacatCGACATTGAAGACTAGGTTTGCAGAAACCACAAGTCTACGTAATTGTGCCCAAAACCACTaactttttttccaaatttttttcaaaaaacacTAGTTGACGAATTTGGACGTTTTGATGACGATTATGATAAGTGGGCCCCACTTTTACTGACGTGGCGTAACGGTTTACAGGCGATGTCGTAAGATTGGGGATTTTACACCAACACCCTTCTTCAAAACTTCAAAAGCAATCAGCTCCCTCCTCCTCGTCTCTTTTCTCCGGTCATGTGCCATGGCCTGCCCTTAGCGCTGCCCCCTTCCACCCTAGAGCAGCAGCTGCCGCGGGCGCCAAAGCACCGGCAGCAACAGCTTTTGCGGGCGCGAAGCTGCTGGGGGAGCCGAACACCGGAGCAGAAGCTGATTTCGCAAGCGCTGGTGCCGGGCGGGGGCGGTGGAGGGCACGACATGGGGCAGCGGCGGAGCTATGCAGTGCGCCTCCCTGCTGACCTGCCATATATGCTGCATGGGCGCACGGGCGCGAGCAGCGGCAGAGCTCTGCGGTGCACATTACCGACCCGCCATATGCTGCGCGGGCGCACGGGCGCGAGCAGCAGCCGTGGTGGCCACGCACGGGCGCGAGCAGCGGCAGAGCTCTGCGCTGCGCCTTGCCGACCCGCCATATGCTGCACGGGCGCACGGGCACGAGCAGCAGACGCGGTGGCCTCCCACGGGCGCGAGCAGCGGGAGAGCTCTGCGGTGCGCCTTGCCGACCCTCCATATGCTGCACGGGCACGAGCAGCAGCCGCGCACGGGCGCGAGCAGCGGCAGAGCTCTGCGGTGTGCCTTGCCGGCCCGCCATATGCTGCACGAGCACACGGGCGCGAGCAGCAGCCGCGGTGGCCGCGCACGGGCGCGAGCAGCGGCAGAGCTTTGCGGTGTGCCTTGCCGACCCGCCATATGCGGCATGGGCGCACGGGCGCGAGTAGCGGCAGAGCTTTGCGGTGTGTCTTGCCGACCAGCCATATGTTGCACGGGCGCACGAGCGCGAACAGTAGCCGTGGTGGCCGCGCACGGGCGCGAGCAGTGGCAGAGCTCTGCGGTGCGCCTTGCCGACCCCCCATACGCGGCACGGGCGCACGGGCGCGAGTAGTGGCAGAGCTTTGTGGTGCGCTGTGCCGACCCGCCATATGCTGCACGGGTGCACGAGCGCGAACAGCAGCTGCGGTGGCCGCGCACGGGCGCGAGCAGCGGCAGAGCTCTGTGGTGCGCCTTGCCGACCCCCCATATGCTGCACGGGCGTACGGACGCGAGCAGCAGCCGCGGTGGCTGCGCACAGGCGCGAGCAGCAGCCGTGCTGGCCGCACATGGGCACGAGCAGCAGCGGCAGTGGCGAGGCTGCCATGCTGCAGAGAGGAGGGGGCGGAGTCTGACAGCTcgccccctcgccggcgacgagaACCATTGCCGGCCGGCTTAATGCTGCTTTGCTCGCCTGCTCGGGTAGACAAATCAAGGAGCTGATTGTTTTTTTACTAAGGGGGTCTTTGTAAAATATAGGCTCTGTTTTGTAAATCTAGAGAAACGCTCGCCTAACGGTGTCTAATTTGAACCATTACGCTACGTCATCATTTGTGGGACCAACCCGTCATAATCATGCTCAAAGCAATCTAAACCGtcaactagtgttttttgcaaacatttagaaaaaaaattagTGGTTTTTGATACAATTGCGTAgtgtagaagtgcatgctctagccaatgcaaccaaaagaccgaTCTGATGGAAGAGACTACGCAGCACATTATAGGTCAACACTCCCCCTCACGTGTGGCTCCCTCAGGCTTAAACGTGGACCGAAAGTAGGCTACAATTTAATTGCGCCAGCcgggtcttgaactcaagacctcttggctctgataccatgtagaagtgcatgctctagccaatgcaaccaaaagaccgaTCTGATGGAAGAGACTAGGCAGCACATTATACGTCAACACGTAGACTTGTGGTTTCTGCAAACCTAGCCTTCAATGCTGatgttttttgcaattcactccAAAATGCTCTCTTGCATATAGTTGAGAGTGATCTCCATGCGGTAGACTCGCCGTTGGTCGTCATGGTCGCATTTCACTACCACGTCCGTCAACAACTCGCCGTCAATGTGGCAGTGCCACGGCCGGTAGCCCGGAAACCTGATGAGCAGCTCACGTTCCTTGAGGACAACCATCCTGCTGCAGACATAGTACGGCTATCGCTCGAGTAAGGCTGCAAAGGTGAGCCGTGATCGGGCTCCGAGGAGCAAAACCGGTACACGAAGGCCCAGACCCCAGCCCCGTCGTCCTGCATCAGCCAAACTTGTGTATCTGTGCGGCTGGTGCCACCGGCCGCGCCGCCCAATGCGATGGCGCCGTTGACCTCGAACAGCAACGGCCATGGGCCTGGCTGGGCAGGACGGTGCATCCAGCGGAATGTCTCGCCTGTCGTGTCGAAAGCTATTACTATGTCATCGATCTCCGTGACGTTGCCGGCAGGTTCTTCATCCGGCCGTGGCAGTGGCAGTATCTAGTGCAGGAAGCCACGGTGCATAACTGGTGGTGGATCAGCTTAGATACATCTTTTCGCCCTGCCACTGGACCATCCAATTCATCCATTAACCCAAGGTGTTTAGCTAGTGGGGCTTATAAGAGAACTCAGTCATAGATTGATTAATTAGTATGGAGTGATAGGTTGTGATTGCATTTTTGTTTTGCACTTTTGGCTTCTATAATAGGGAGCGTGGCTCTCGAAGGTTTAGGAATCGCTCTGGCAAGATGCAACGATGGATAGTTTCCCCCCATCACGTTTCGCGGTGGTATTTAATAAAATGAATTTGAATTGGAAACAGTTTGTGTCCATGTCCACTTTGTAAAAATTATACAGTGCCGTGCCTAGTCCGGTTACTATTTTCATCATAATTTATGAAGCTTAAGTGGATGTCACTCTTGTTTGAATTGTGTTGACGAATCTCCGCTACTGATATATCCCAGCAGCATTCTATTGCTTTAATGCACTAGTAGATATATTTTATGTTTCGGATGGTACTAATTCATTCTTTATAAATGTTCAAAGTTCAAAATGTTTGATCATTAAAATGCTAAAAGTACTTGCGTTTTGCGTCGGAACAGCTAGAGCAAGTGTAAAGCTCAATTGTTCATACGTTCATCTCCGTTGAAATTGCATTCGGTTCATATACACAAAACATCACATATTGTTATTTGCTTTATAAGCTCACATTGTTTTCGTGCCTGCTGATAAGGCTAGACATGCAACATTACCAGTTTGAGATCCACGAAAGGAAATTAGGGCAAATTAAGGACTATATAGCATTTTTTTTAATATAGATTGCTCATACTCAATAGTTGACAACATAAAAATAGTTACCAGTAAGAATAATATGTTGATCTAGGACAAATGCTACTGCAAACATCCGAAATGTTCAGAACCATGAACACAGAACATGCACAGGAAACCAGGCCTACATCCCTATGATGAACAGATGCTCCTTGTTGACACCATCTTCTTGCACCTCAAAGAAGGGAAATTGGAAAATGTTCTCTTTCAAAGAACACAGAGTGATCTCCATTTCGCAGTCTCGATCATCGGCCCCATCACATTTCACCACCACAGGTCTGAACAATCTGCCGTTAATTCGGCAGTGCACCAGGCGATAGCCAGGAAACCTGATGAGCATCTCATTTTCCTTGAGTACAGCCATCCTGCAGACATATAAGGGGTATCGATTGAAGGGGACGGCGTACGAGCAGGAATCTGATACAACATGGCCCAAACCCCTGCCTCGTAGTCCCGCGTCACCAAAACTTCTATATCGGTGCAGCTAGTTCCATCGCGGGTGCCGCACAACACGATCGCGCCGTCGATCTCGAATAGCAATGGCCTAGGGCCTGGATGGGCAGGACGACACATCCAGCGGAATGTTTCGCCAGTCGTGTCGAAAACTATTATATCCTCTCTGACGATATCATTGCTGGCAGATTCTTTGTCAGGCCGTGGCACTATCCAGTGCAGGATGCCACGATGCTTAACTGGTGGTTGATCATGTTCGGGTGAGCAACATTGCAGCCAATAAAGTAACGAATATTCCAGTGTAGCCGGTGGCACCGGCGGTGACCTTTCCCAGATGCACCTTGCATCGTCATTTGATCCCACTGTGAACACGAAATAAGCTGCAAAGTTACCCTCATCTCTGAGGTTGTTCATCGAGTAGAGCACCCGGTATTCTCCAGATGGATGGTGCCGGTAGAAACCTGCAATGTCGCCCGAAGATAATTGTGCAAGCGGATACAGGCGAGCACACTGGCGGGTGGCCGGGTTGCACACGTAGTAGAGACTTGTGGTGCCGCTGGAGACGATAAGGAGGCCGTCTAGAGCGGCGTGGAGCTTGAGGTCCAGTGTGCCGGGGTCAGCGCATCGGATCACGGGCGACAGCTTGCGATCCGCCGCGTCAcggccaaagacgacgaggcggGAGTCATGGGGGGCTTCCATGTCGTCTTCGCCGCCGAGCAGAACGTGGTCGATGATGGGGAGCGAGGGCTGGCGACGGTGGTGCGCGAGGATGAAGTCGTGGGTGGAGGTGGCACAGTGCCAGGGCCTGCGGACCGCGCGGCAGCGGAGGACACCCTCCGCCGGCAGCCGCACGAGTATCTCTTCGACCATGATCGCCTCGGGCAGGTCGTCGAGAACGGTGGCGCCGCTGCAGTCCGGCATGGTGAGATGGGTCGCTGGTGTTCTGCTTGATCGACTTGAATCGTGCATCGTGGATATATACCGCGGAGGGGAGTCGGGAGGGTGTGGTTTGGGAGAGGAGGTGAAACGGCTAATTAATTGATCGCAGGAAGCTGAAAAGGTTTCATATTGCACGCCTCGGCTCCCGATCCTGATCATGCAAATCGAAGAGCCAACCGAGGGGAAATACAAAGTAGGGGCGAAACTAGAAATAAAACCATCGGAGCTCTTGAAAAAACCTCTATTCTTAAATAGTTACGACTCAACTTGGCACCCGCAGAGTTCCTGGATAATGCTCGCCCAAACCTGCACCCATCCCACTATTTTACACCCAAACCCGTATCCGTACTTGCGAAAATATATAATAGAGCACCTGTACCCAGGCCCTCTCTATCTAGCAATTCATTTCCCATCGCGATTCGTACAAGTacatttttcttttttgtttctcccACACAGAAAATATCTTGAAGTTCAAACCTATGCAGTGTGGCAAAGCTTTCTAAGTAGAATCTAGGATaaaattttcagattttttggTCGAACATAAATATACAAAATACATTTTGTTTGattaaaaaatcatatttttagTATTTATGTCAGACAAAAAAATCTGAAAGATTTATCCTAGATTCTACTTAGAAAGATTTACCACGCTGCATAGGTTTGAACTTTAAGATATGTCTTATATGAgagaaacaaaaaaagaaaatttCATATAGAAAGTTAGTTGTATCGCACGGATCTTAAAGCGATATCGGAGGGCTAGGATAGCAGGGCCAGGGTGCAGGTGCTCAAAAAATCCACATCCCCCGTACTTGCACCTCAGGTTCCATATTGTTCCCGAACCTGTGCCCGCCCGGGTGCGGGTAATACTTGCGGGTAAAAGTACATGCTTCTCATTGCTCCTATACCCGGCCGGGTGCGGGTAATACTCGCGGGTAAAAATACATACTTCTTAGTGCTTCTGTACCCGGTCGGGTGCGGATAATACTCGCACCCGTCTAATACATGGAGTAGTCGATATTGCATTTGTTTCAGCTATGCGTTTTTCAAGGCTAGctttgatctaactgtttggttCCAAATAAGTCACCAACTTATAAGTCAAAAAGTGAAAAAAGTGACTTATTTTGCCAAACTGA contains:
- the LOC141040644 gene encoding uncharacterized protein codes for the protein MRMGALLSEMQESEEALVASPNGRNQRETSKSSDPISMFDEIFCLTEEDRMKVCILFWVWWHERNKANAGDQMKSLDDIIASINYHVFECRNHKKQSSTQKQDSIICWSPPPSGILKINTDGAFHESSLSGGWGFTVRNDSGVLMAAGAGNLEHVSNALHTEALAMLYAISTTTQMGCNRVIFETDSVVLKQAISSEEYDLSTLGAVFQEIKFQLNVAFDDVNVSVCPRSCNVAAHSLAADGVRLGDGEYETWLGYFPEFVVNSVAGDSPSLNL